The Solidesulfovibrio sp. DNA window CATGCGGCCCGTGCCGAAGCTGTGGCCCCACAGCTTCTCCAGGTCGAAATCCCGGAAGGCCTCCTTGTCGAAGCGGTCGAACAGGCCGACACCCAGCACCAGGGCCTTGACGATCTCGAGCCCCAGCAGGTTCACGGCGTGGGCCGGGCTGGCCACGTGGGTGCGCAGGCCGAAGAAGGCCGAGTTGACGAGTTTGAGGATGCCGGCGGACATGCCCACGTCCTGGGCGATGAGCCCGGACACCTCGCGCATGGACGGCTCGTCCCGGGACAGGGCGTCGAGCAGGGCGGCGTAGAGCCGGGGAACGGTGGGCAGCCGGTCGAGCCGGGCCACCACGTTTTTCACCCGCTCGTCCAAAAAGACCTCGCGCAGCGACAGTCCCCGGGCGATGACGGCCTTAAGCGCCGCCGGCTGGCAGGGCTTGGGCAGGAACTGGTGGGCCGGCCGCACGGTCTGCAGGATCATGTCCCGGTCGGAATGCCCCGACAGCACGATGCGGATGGCCCCCGGGTTGGCCAGCTGCGCCTCGCGCAGGAACATGGCCCCGTCCATGCCCGGCATGCGCATGTCGGCCACCACCACGTCGAAGGGCTGCTCGGCGATCATGGCCAGCCCGGCCGGGCCGTCCGTGGCGAAGGCCATGTCCCAGGACTCGCGCATGTCGTGGAACATGCGGCGCAGGGCCGACAGGACATTGGGGTCGTCGTCGACGAACAGGATGCGGGTTTTCACGGCGTCTCTCCGGCGCGACCGCGTGGCTCGCCGTTGCCGGCAAAGGGGATGCGCACGGTAAAGGTGGTCCCCAGCCCGGGTTCGGATTCGAAATCGATGGAGCCGCCGTGCTTGACCACCACGATGTTGTGGGTGATGGCCAGGCCCTGGCCCGTGCCCTTGCCCACCTCCTTGGTGGTGAAGAAGGGGTCGAAGATCTTGGGCCGGTTCTCCTCGGGGATGCCCGTGCCGGAGTCGGACACGGACAGCTTGAGGTACTCCCCGTCGGCCTCGGTGGTGATGACGATGCGGCCCTTTTCGGCCGTGGCCTTGACCTTCTCGGCCACGGCGTGGGCGGCGTTGACCAGGATGTTGAGCAGGACCTGGTTGAAATCGCCGGGCAGGCACAACACCGGCGGCAGGCTCCGGTCGAGGGCGAGCTCCACGTCGGCCACGTATTTCCACTCGTTTTTGGCCACGATGACGGTGTTTTCCACGGCGGCGTTGATGTCGACGAGGGTCTTGTCCTCGCCGCCGGGATGGGAGAACTTCTTCATGGCCGACACGATGGCCGTCACCCGGGCCACGCCCTCCACGGACTGTTCCAGGGCCCGGGGCGACTCGTCGAGAAGAAAGTCCAGGTCCGCCGCCGCCTTGGCCGCGGCGATCGCGTCCAGGGCCGCCGTGTCGCCGGCCGCCTCGGCCAGGCGCCGGGCCACGGCCTCGACCCCGGCCAGGGCCTGGGTGAGGCCGGCGAAGGCCGTGGACAGAAAATGCAGGTTGTCGCCGATGTACTGGGTGGGCGTGTTGATCTCGTGGGCGATGCCGGCGGCCAGTTCGCCCACGCTTTCGAGCTTCTGGGCCACGGCCAGTTGGCGTTCCAGGGCCTTGCGTTCGCTCACGTCGAAGACGATCTCGAAAAGCCGCATTTCCCCGCGCCGCATGGCCGCGACCACGGTCTTGACCACGGGCACGATGCGCCCGTCGGGCCGCTCCAGGCGCATTTCCTCGTTGACCAGGTTGCGCTCGGCCAGGGTGCACGAGGTCAGAGGACGGCCGTCGGCGTAGCGCCAGCCGATCTCCTGGCAGGTGCGGCCGACGATCTCCTGCCGGGCCCGGCCGCACAGCTCCTCGGCCACGGGGTTGACGTCCTCGATGACCAGGTTGCGGGGGTCGATGATGAAAATCCCGGCCCGGATGCCCGAAAGGATGCGGCGCAGCACCTCCTGCTCGTCGCGCAACGCCTTTTCCACCCCCTTGCTGTCCGTGACGTCCGTGGCCACGCCCACGATGCCTTGGGGCCGGCCCTCGGCGTCGTCGAAGCGGGCCCGGTGGAAGACCAGGTGCCGCTCCCGGCCCGAGGCGTCCTCCAGGGCCACCTCGAAGCGCTGCACGCCGCCCTGGTCGAGGAGTTCGCGGTCCTTGGCCGACAGGAATTCCCCGGTCTCCTCGGAAAAGATCTCATGGGCGGTCAGGCCCAGGGCGCTTTGGATGGAGACGCCCAGAAAGGTTTCGAAGGCCCGGTTGATGCCGATGTAGTGGCCTTGGGGATCCTGGACGTAGATGGGGTTGACGGCCGCGTCCATGAGGCTGCGCTGGAAGGACAGCTGGTTTTTGAGCTCGGTTTCGGCCCGGCGGCGGTCGGTGATGTCCTCGGCCACGGCCAGGACGCCCTCGGGCCGGCCGGTTTCGTCGCGGATGGCCGTGAGCGTGACCCGGCACCAGACCACGCTCCCGTCGGGACGCAGGTAACGCTTTTCCCGGATCACGGTGTCCTTGCGGCCGGCCAGGAGTTCTTCGCGGTCGTTGCCGCGCGCGAGCAGGTCGTCGGGATGGGAGATGTCGACGAAGGAGCGGCCCACGAGGTCAATGGCCTCGCGGCCCACCATGCGGGCGAAGCGCTCGTTGACCTCCAGGAACAGCCCCTCCGGCGTCTGGCGGTTGACCCCGACCCCGGCCTGCTCGAAGACCACGCGAAACCGTCGCTCGCTTTCGGTGAGATCCTGGCAGCGCTGGGCCAGCAGTTCCTCGGCCCGCAGCCGCAACGCCCCCTCCAGGGCCACGGCCAGTTGGAACCGGTCCAGGGGCTTGAGCAGCAGCCCGTACGGCCGGGCCTCGGCCACCCCGGACAGGATGTCCAGTTCGCGGTGGGCGGTCATGAAGACCACGGGGATGCCCCGGGCGCCGAAAGCCCGTCCCAGGCCCAGGCCCGAGGCGGCGTCGGGCAACAGCACGTCGATAAGCGCGATGTCCGGGCCGAGCCGCGCGGCCATGTCCATGGCCGTCACGGCATCGGCGGCCGGGCCCAGGGCCTGGTAGCCCAGATGCGTGAGCAGACGGCGCAGCAGATCGGCCGAGACCGGATCGTCCTCGGCGATGAGAACGCGCTTGCGCTGCGCCGTGCTGGTGTCCTCGTGCGCCATGCCACCGCCCGTCGCCAGGTTCTTCGCGGCAACTGGCACACCCTAGGGCAAAAGGAGGCCGGCGTTCAAGCACAATTCACGATGCGGCGGCCTTGGCCCCGGCCCGGGCCACCAGATCGGCCAGGGTGATGCCGTCCAGGGCCTTGTGCATGGCGCTGGCCGCCTCGGCCCAGACCTCGCGCGTGAGGCAATCGGCCAGGCGCGGGCAGGGCCGGCCCGGGTCGGCCCCGCATTCGACCAGGGAAAGCTCGCCCTCCAGGGTGCGCACGATGTCCCCCACCGTGATGGCCTCCAGGGGCTTGGCCAGTTCGTGGCCGCCGCGCGGCCCCCGCCGGCTGCGCACGAACCCGGCCTGCTTGAGCTCCCGCACCAGCTTCTCCAGGTATTTGATGGACACGCCCTGCCGGGCGGCCACGTCCTTGATGCGTACCGGGCCGTCGTGGCCATGGAGCGCCATGTCCAGGATCATCCGGGTGCCATACCGGCTTCGGGTGGTGAGCTTCATGATCGCCGCCTCCTGCCTGGCGGATGCGCGACTGACGGCCGCCGCGCGGGGCTGACATTCATACGCGGATGGTAGAAAAATCGACGGACGGCGTCAACGCGCGCCGCGCGGCAGGCCCGCAACGAAAAATCCGTCGCCGGTCCTTGACAGGGGCGGGGGGTGGGCCTAAAGGAAAACCGACTGAGCACTCAGTCGAATTGTGCCGGACTTCACATGACACGCAAAGAAGCCATACGCTACGCCGCCACGGTGCTGTTCGCCCACAAGGGCTTCCAGGAGACCACCATGCAGGACATCTGCAAGGTCACCGGGACGGCCGAAGGGACGATCTTTTATCATTTCAAGAGCAAGGAAGGCCTGCTCATCGCCATCCTCGAACAGGCCAAGACCCGCATCCTGGAGGAGTACGACGCCGCCTTCACCGGCCGGGCCTTCGCCTCGGGCCTGGAGATGATGGAGGAGGCCGTGGCCCACTATTTCCACCTGGCCGGGGTCATGGAGCACGAGTTCACCCTGCTCCAGCGCCAGTTCCCCCACCAGCTGGCCGAGGACAACCCCGAATGCCGCGCCCACCTGGCCGCCATCTACAACTGCCTGACCGACATCTTCGAGCGGGTGGTGCGCACCGGCCAGGCCGACGGTTCCATGGCCGATTTTCCGCCCCGGGAGACGGCCATGATCCTGTTCGCCATGGTGGACGGCCTGCTGCGGCTTAAAACCTGCAACCTCTACGACGCCGGGGCGCTGTACGACGAGCTGATCGCATCCTGCCGCAGGATGCTGGCAAAAAAGTGACGGGAGATGCCGATGCTGCTACGAATCTTTCCTTTCCTCGGCTGGTTTTCGGGCTACGACATGGCCAAGCTGCGCGCCGACGCCATTGCCGGACTCACCGTGGCCCTGGTGCTCATCCCGCAATCCATGGCCTACGCCCAGCTGGCCGGCATGCCGCCGTACTACGGCCTGTACGCCTCGTTTCTGCCGCCGCTGGTGGCCGCCCTGTTCGGCTCCAGCCGCCAGCTGGCCACGGGGCCGGTGGCCGTGGTGTCGCTGATGACCTCGGCCTCGCTGGCCCCCCTGGCCACGGCCGGCTCGGAAGGCTACATCGCCTACGCCATCCTTTTGGCCCTGCTGGTCGGCGTCTTCCAGTTCCTCTTGGGCGTCCTGCGCCTGGGCCTGGTCGTCAACTTCCTGTCCCACCCGGTGGTCAACGGCTTCACCAACGCCGGCGCGCTCATTATCGCCTCCTCCCAGCTGTCCAAGATGTTCGGCGTGTCCGTGGACGACGCCGAGCACTACTACGAGACCATCGGCCGGGTGGTGGCCGCCGCCTGGCACCACACCCACTGGCCGACCTTCATCATGGGCGCGGCGGCCTTCGCCATCATGTTCGGGCTTAAAAAGCTCAACCCGCGCATCCCCAACGTGCTGGTGGCTGTGGTCATCACCACGGTCGTCTCCTGGGCCATCGGCTTCGAGCACAACGCCACGGTGGATTTGAGCACCATCAAGTCCGCCCCGGTGGTGGCCGACATCGAGGCCTTCAACAAGGCCGCCGCGGCCCTGCCGGCCATCGCCGCCAAGCGCGCCGAGATCACCCCGCGCGAGGACGCGGCCAAGGCCTCGGGCGACCCCTCGGCCATCCTGGCCGTGGACCACGACATCGCCCTGCTCGACCTGGACAAGGTCAAGGCCCAAAAGGAGGCCGCCGCCTCCCGGGCCAAGCTGCGCAACTACCTGCTCACCGGCGTGACGGGCGCGGGCGGCAGCCTCACCTTCTACGAAAAGGGCCAGACCCCGGCCGAGGCCAAAACCGATGGCCGCACCTGGATTCTGCGCGTGGGCAACAGCCCCCTCAAAACGGACAAACTGCTGCTCATCGGCGGCGGCCAGGTGGTGGGCGTGGTCCCCTCGGGCCTGCCGTCGTTCACCATCCCCAGCCTCGACATCAAGGCGATTGTCCGGCTCCTGCCGTTCGCGGCCATCATCTCGCTGCTGGGCTTCATGGAAGCCATCTCCATCGCCAAGGCCATGGCCGCCAAGACCGGCCAACGCCTGGACCCCAACCAGGAGCTCATCGGCCAGGGCCTGGCCAACATCCTCGGCGCCGTGGGCAAGAGCTACCCGGCCTCGGGCTCGTTCTCCCGCTCGGCCGTCAACCTGCAGGCCGGCGCGGTCACGGGCTTTTCCTCGGTATTCACCAGCGCCACCGTGGTCATCGCCCTGTTCTTCTTCACCCCGCTGCTCTACCACCTGCCGCAAAGCGTGCTGGCCGCGGTCATCATGATGGCCGTCATCGGGCTACTCAACGCCACGGGCTTCATCCACGCCTGGAAGGCCCAGTGGTACGACGGGGCCATCTCCATCATCACCTTCCTGTGCACCCTGGCCTTCGCCCCCCATCTGGACAAGGGCATCATGATCGGCGTGGTGCTGTCGCTTCTGGTGTTCCTCTACAAGAGCATGCGCCCGCGCGTGGCCTCCCTGTCGCTGACCGAGGACAGCGCCTACCGCGACGCCTCGGTGTTTCGGCTGGCCGAGTGCCCCTACGTGGCCGTGGTCCGCTTCGACGGCACCCTTTTCTTCGCCAACGCGAGCTTCCTGGAAGACCAGATCACCGAGCGCATGCAGGCCGGCAAATCGCTTCGGCACATCATCCTGGCCGCCGACGGCGTCAACGACATGGACGCCTCGGGCGAGGAGGCCCTGTCACTGCTCGTCGACCGGGTGCGCAGCGCCGGCCTTGACATCTCCCTTTGCGGCGTGAAGGAATCCGTCATGGACGTCATGAAGCGCACCCACCTTCTGGAGCATATCGGCGAGGACCACCTCTATCCCGACCTCGGCCAGGCGCTTTGCGCCGTGCACCAGGATTCCTGGCATAGCCCGGGGGAAAGCTGTCCCCTGACCAGCGTCTGCCGCCTGCCCGGCGCGTAAGCACGATCACAAGGAGCGACCCATGTCCGTCATCTCCCTTTTCAGCGGCGCCTTTTGCAAGGACGAGTCCGTCAGCGCGGCCCTGGCCGGCACCACGGGATTGCCCATCGTCCGCGACGCCGACCTGGTCGGTCTGGCCGCCAAGCTCTCGGGGCTTGGCGCCGAGAAAATCGAAAAGGCCTTTGCGGCCAAGACCTCGGTGTTCAACAAGTTCACCCACGAGAAACAGCGCGCCGTGTCCTGGCTGCGCCTGGCCCTGGCCACGGAACTGGCGGAGCGGGAAGGGCTGCTGGTTTCCGGGTTCTGCGCCCTGCTGCCGCCGCGCGACATCGCCCACGTGCTGCGGGTGTGCCTGATCGCCGACGCCGCCTTCCGCCGGGCCGTGGCCGCCGAGGAAGCCGGGCTGGCCGACCGCGAGGCCCAGCGCGCCCTGGAAAAAAGCGACGAGGACCGCGCCCTGTGGGCGGCCCAGGTCACGGCTTCCAAGGACCCCTGGGCCCCGGCCCTCTACGACATGGTCGTGCCCATGGACAAGGCCACCGTGGACGAGGCCGCCGCCCTTGTCGTCAAGCACCTGGCCGATCCGGCCGTGCGCGTCACCGAGGCCTCCAGGGCCTGCGCCCGGGATTTCCTCCTGGCCGCCCGGGTGGAGACCGTGGTCACGGGCAAGGGCCACGACGTGGCCGTTTCGGCCAAGGACGGCGTGGTCTTTTTGACCATCAACAAGAAGGTCCTGCTCCTCGACCGCCTGGAAAACGAACTGCGCGCCATCGCCGGCAAGGTCGAGGGCGTCACCGACGTGGTGACCAAGGTCGGCAAGGGCTACTACCAGACCGACATCTACCGCCGGGCCGATTTCGAGATGCCCACCAAGGTCCTGCTCGTCGACGACGAACGCGAATTCGTCCAGACCCTGTCCGAGCGCCTGTCCATGCGCGAGGTCGGCTCCCACGCCGTGTTCGACGGCGAATCGGCCCTGCGCATGATGGCCGACGACGAGCCGGAAGTGATGGTGCTCGACCTCAAGATGCCGGGCATCGACGGCCTGGAGGTGCTCAAGCGCACCAAGGCCGACCGCCCGGACGTCGAGGTCATCATCCTCACCGGCCACGGCTCCGAGGCCGACCGCGAGGAATGCATGCGCCTGGGCGCCTTCGCCTACCTGCAAAAACCCGTGGACATCGAGCTGTTAAGCGATACCCTCAAGCGGGCCAACGAGAAGGTCCAGGCCAGGAAGGCCGGGGCTTAGCCTCCGCGCGGCCGCCGGGCGCGAACGCCCGGCGGCCGCGGTCCGACCGGCGAAGAGGACTGCCGCCATGGGGATGATCGATCGCCTGCGCCCGGCCTTCTGGGACGGCGCCACCGACGGGGGGCCGTACCGGAGCCTGTTCAACTACCGACGCCTGTGGCGCCTGTCCGTGGCGCTTTTGGCCGCGGTGTCCCTGACCCCGCTTTGCATCATGACGGTCATCGACTTCAACGTCACCAAGCGGGCCGTCAACCAGGAAAACATCAACCGCACCACCATCACCACCTCCAACACCCGGCGCACCCTGACCTATTTCCTGGACGAGCGCCTGGCCGCCCTGGGTTTCGCCGCCCGCGTCCAGACCTATGAGAACCTCTCCACCCAGGACCATCTGACCGCGCTGCTTCGGGACCTCAAAGCCGCCTTCGGCGGCTTCATGGACCTCGGCGTCATCGGCGAAGACGGCCGACAGGTCGCCTACGTCGGCCCCTACGACCTGCTCGGCATCAACTACGCCGACCAAGCCTGGTTCAAGGAAACCATGGCCTCGGGCTCCTACATCAGCGACATCTTCCTGGGCTTTCGCAACGTCCCCCACCTGATCATCGCCGTGCGCGCCGACAGGCCCGGCGGCGGCCATTTCCTGCTGCGCGCCTCGGTGGACACCCAGCGCATCAACGACATCCTGGCCGGCCTCGACCTCTCGGGCAACGGCGACGCCTTCCTGGTCAACCGCGAAGGCGTGTTGCAAACCGTCTCCCGCTCCCACGGCACGGTCTTCGAGCGCCTCGACATCCCCGTGCCCGAGCAGGCCGACCGCACCGAGGTCGTGGAGACCTCCGACGCCGAGGGCGGGCTCATCGTCGGCTACGCCTCCATCGAGCGCACGCCGCTGGTGCTCATGGTGGTCAAGCGCCAGGCCGAACTCATGCGGCCCTGGTTCGCCATGCGCCTGAACCTGATGGGCTTCCTCGGGGCCAGCGTCCTGGTCATCCTGGTGGTCATCCTCGGTGTCGCCACCTACATGGTGGAAAAGATCTTCGTGGCCGACCAGACACGGGCCAAGACCATGCACCAGATGGAGCACACCAACCGCATGGCCTCCATCGGCCGCCTGGCCGCCGGCGTGGCCCACGAGATCAACAACCCGCTGGCCATTATCAACGAGAAGGCCGGGCTCATGCAGGACCTCATCCGCTTTTCCCCGGAGCCGCCCTCGCCCGACCGCCTGTCCGGCCTGGTGGACTCCATCCTGGCCTCGGTGGAGCGGGCCGGCACCATCACCAAGCGCCTGCTGTCGTTCGCCCGCCACCTGGAAGTGCACATCGAGTCGGTCAGCCTGCAAAAGGTCGCCGAGGAGGTCCTGAGCTTTTTGACCAAGGAAGCCGAGTACCGGCGCATTGCCGTGGAGGTCACGGCCGACCCGGCCGTGCCGACCATCGAGTCCGACCGGGGCAAGCTCCAGCAGATCCTTTTGAACCTCGTCAACAACGCCTTCCAGGCCATGGACGACGGCGGCAGCCTGCGGGTGCGCATCTTCAGGCCAGGCGAGGCGGGCGTGGCCGTGTCCGTGGCCGACAACGGCTGCGGCATCCCGGCCGCGGACATCAAACGCATCTTCGAACCGTTTTTTTCCACCAAGAAAAAGAAGGGGGGGACGGGCCTGGGCCTGTCCATCACCTACGGCCTGGTCCAGGAACTCGGCGGCACGCTGGCCGTTGCCAGCGAACTCGGCCACGGTTCCACCTTCACCGTGACCTTCCCCCTGGACAAAGGAGACGCCGGTGCGCCTGCTGCTCGTGGATGACGAAACGGAACTGGTTTCGGCCCTGGCCGAACGCCTGCGCCTGCGCGGCATCGAAACGGACTTCGCCACCGACGGCGACGCCGCCGCGGACAAGGTGCGGGCGAACGCCTACGACCTGGCCGTGCTGGACATGAAAATGCCGGGCCTAAGCGGCCTGGACCTCAAGAAAAAACTCCAGCGCCTGCGGCCGGGCATGCGCTTCATTTTCATGACCGGCCACGGTTCCGAGGAAGACTTCCGGGCCGGCTCGGCCGAGGCCGCCGGCTACCTGGTCAAGCCCGTGCGCATCGAGGCGCTCATCGCCGCCGTCCAGGCCGCCCTGGCCGGCGGGCAGGGCTGAAGGAGGCTCCCATGCCGGCAAACGACGACCTGCGCTTTTTCGGGACCGTGTGCGCCTCGGTCTCCCACGAGCTCAAAAACGTCCTGGCCGTGATGCACGAACAGGCCGGGCTCCTGGGCGACCTGGCCCTGATGGCCGAGCGGGGCATGCCGCTCGACCCCTGCCGCCTGGCCGCCGCCGCCGACTGCCTGCTCAAGCAGGTCCGGCGCGGTGACGCCATCCTCACCAATATCAGCAGGTTCGCCCACACCACCGACGCCTCGGCCAAGCCCGTCGACCTGGCCGAGGCCGCCAGCCTGGCCGTGGCCCTGTGCCGGCGCCGGGCCGACATGCGCCAAGTCTGCCTGGCCGCCGAGCCCGGCCAGGCCGTCTGCGCGGCCGTCGATCCTTTCCTGGCCGTGCGCCTGTTGGCCTCCTGCCTGGACCGGGCCATGGACGCGCCCGGGGCCGAAAAAACCATCCGCGTCGCGGCGGCCGACTCCCCGGACGGCCCGGCCGTGACCCTGGCCGGCCTGGCCGGGGACGCCGCCATCCCCGACGACGACCCCTTGCGAGCCCTGGCGGCGGGCCTTGGCGCCCGGCTTCGCCGCGAGGCCGCCAGCCTGTCCGTGATCTGGCCCCGCCCCTGACGGGCGTCTCCTTCCCGACTCCGCCCCTCGCGCGGGGGCTTGGCTCGGCGGCTTGATTGCTTTATTGTAATCAGCTTGCCGTGCCATCCCGGCCCCGGCCCACCAGGCCACCCCGCCGCGCGAAAGGAGCGCCCCATGCCACGGACCCTGCCGAGGGCCTTCCTCGCCAACCTGCTCGGCGCCTCGCCCGACTGGTACAAGCTGACCCTCGCCGCCTTCCTGCTGGCCAACCCGCTGCTGTTGGCCCTGGCCGGCCCCTTTGTCACGGGCTGGGCGCTTATTGCCGAATTCATCTTCACCCTGGCCATGGCCCTGTCCTGCTACCCCCTGCCGGCCGGGGGGCTGCTGGCCCTGGAGGCCGTGCTTATGGGCCTGACCTCGCCGCAAACCCTCTACGACGAGGCGGCCCACAACTTCCCGGTCATTTTGCTGCTCCTCTTCATGGTCGCCGGCATTTATTTCATGAAGGACATGCTGCGCTACGCCTTCACGAAAATCCTCATGCAGGTGCGTTCGAAGATCATTTTGTCGCTGGTATTCTGTTTCGCCGGCGCCGTGCTTTCCGCCTTTCTCGACGCCCTGACCGTGACGGCGGTCATCATCGCCGTGGCCTACGGCTTCTACGAGGTCTACCACCGCCAAGCCTCCACCGGAAAATGCCGGCTTGGCGACGAGGCCGGCCTCGACGACGCCTGCCGCCGCGACCTCAAGGAATTCCGGGGATTTCTGCGCAACCTCATGATGCACGGCGCCGTGGGCACGGCCCTTGGCGGCGTGTGCACCCTGGTCGGCGAGCCGCAAAACCTGCTGATCGCTCAGGAAATGGGCTGGCATTTCGGGGAGTTCTTCGTGAAGGTCGCCCCGGTTTCCCTGCCCGTGCTGGCCGTGGGCCTGACCACCACGGTGGTGGTCGAGCGCTTCGGACTGTTCGGCTACGGCCACAAGCTGCCCGCCGCCGTGCGGGCGGTGCTCACCGCCGACAACGCCCGGCGCGAGGCCGAGAGGACCAACCGGCAGCGCGCCTCGCTGCTCGTCCAGGCCGCCTGCGCCGTCTATCTGGTCGCGGCCCTGGCCTTCCACCTGGCCGAAGTGGGGATCATCGGCCTGTCCGTCATCGTCGTGCTGACGGCTTTTTGCGGCAAGACCGAGGAGCATCAAATCGGCCAGGCCTTCACCGAGGCCCTGCCGTTTACCGCCCTGCTCGTGGTCTTTTTCGCCATCGTGGCCGTCATCCACGACCAGCACCTGTTCGCCCCCATCATCGGCTCCGTGCTGTCGCTTTCCGGCAAGT harbors:
- a CDS encoding sensor histidine kinase; this translates as MPANDDLRFFGTVCASVSHELKNVLAVMHEQAGLLGDLALMAERGMPLDPCRLAAAADCLLKQVRRGDAILTNISRFAHTTDASAKPVDLAEAASLAVALCRRRADMRQVCLAAEPGQAVCAAVDPFLAVRLLASCLDRAMDAPGAEKTIRVAAADSPDGPAVTLAGLAGDAAIPDDDPLRALAAGLGARLRREAASLSVIWPRP
- a CDS encoding response regulator, whose amino-acid sequence is MSVISLFSGAFCKDESVSAALAGTTGLPIVRDADLVGLAAKLSGLGAEKIEKAFAAKTSVFNKFTHEKQRAVSWLRLALATELAEREGLLVSGFCALLPPRDIAHVLRVCLIADAAFRRAVAAEEAGLADREAQRALEKSDEDRALWAAQVTASKDPWAPALYDMVVPMDKATVDEAAALVVKHLADPAVRVTEASRACARDFLLAARVETVVTGKGHDVAVSAKDGVVFLTINKKVLLLDRLENELRAIAGKVEGVTDVVTKVGKGYYQTDIYRRADFEMPTKVLLVDDEREFVQTLSERLSMREVGSHAVFDGESALRMMADDEPEVMVLDLKMPGIDGLEVLKRTKADRPDVEVIILTGHGSEADREECMRLGAFAYLQKPVDIELLSDTLKRANEKVQARKAGA
- a CDS encoding PAS domain S-box protein; translated protein: MAHEDTSTAQRKRVLIAEDDPVSADLLRRLLTHLGYQALGPAADAVTAMDMAARLGPDIALIDVLLPDAASGLGLGRAFGARGIPVVFMTAHRELDILSGVAEARPYGLLLKPLDRFQLAVALEGALRLRAEELLAQRCQDLTESERRFRVVFEQAGVGVNRQTPEGLFLEVNERFARMVGREAIDLVGRSFVDISHPDDLLARGNDREELLAGRKDTVIREKRYLRPDGSVVWCRVTLTAIRDETGRPEGVLAVAEDITDRRRAETELKNQLSFQRSLMDAAVNPIYVQDPQGHYIGINRAFETFLGVSIQSALGLTAHEIFSEETGEFLSAKDRELLDQGGVQRFEVALEDASGRERHLVFHRARFDDAEGRPQGIVGVATDVTDSKGVEKALRDEQEVLRRILSGIRAGIFIIDPRNLVIEDVNPVAEELCGRARQEIVGRTCQEIGWRYADGRPLTSCTLAERNLVNEEMRLERPDGRIVPVVKTVVAAMRRGEMRLFEIVFDVSERKALERQLAVAQKLESVGELAAGIAHEINTPTQYIGDNLHFLSTAFAGLTQALAGVEAVARRLAEAAGDTAALDAIAAAKAAADLDFLLDESPRALEQSVEGVARVTAIVSAMKKFSHPGGEDKTLVDINAAVENTVIVAKNEWKYVADVELALDRSLPPVLCLPGDFNQVLLNILVNAAHAVAEKVKATAEKGRIVITTEADGEYLKLSVSDSGTGIPEENRPKIFDPFFTTKEVGKGTGQGLAITHNIVVVKHGGSIDFESEPGLGTTFTVRIPFAGNGEPRGRAGETP
- a CDS encoding response regulator; amino-acid sequence: MRLLLVDDETELVSALAERLRLRGIETDFATDGDAAADKVRANAYDLAVLDMKMPGLSGLDLKKKLQRLRPGMRFIFMTGHGSEEDFRAGSAEAAGYLVKPVRIEALIAAVQAALAGGQG
- a CDS encoding ATP-binding protein, giving the protein MGMIDRLRPAFWDGATDGGPYRSLFNYRRLWRLSVALLAAVSLTPLCIMTVIDFNVTKRAVNQENINRTTITTSNTRRTLTYFLDERLAALGFAARVQTYENLSTQDHLTALLRDLKAAFGGFMDLGVIGEDGRQVAYVGPYDLLGINYADQAWFKETMASGSYISDIFLGFRNVPHLIIAVRADRPGGGHFLLRASVDTQRINDILAGLDLSGNGDAFLVNREGVLQTVSRSHGTVFERLDIPVPEQADRTEVVETSDAEGGLIVGYASIERTPLVLMVVKRQAELMRPWFAMRLNLMGFLGASVLVILVVILGVATYMVEKIFVADQTRAKTMHQMEHTNRMASIGRLAAGVAHEINNPLAIINEKAGLMQDLIRFSPEPPSPDRLSGLVDSILASVERAGTITKRLLSFARHLEVHIESVSLQKVAEEVLSFLTKEAEYRRIAVEVTADPAVPTIESDRGKLQQILLNLVNNAFQAMDDGGSLRVRIFRPGEAGVAVSVADNGCGIPAADIKRIFEPFFSTKKKKGGTGLGLSITYGLVQELGGTLAVASELGHGSTFTVTFPLDKGDAGAPAARG
- a CDS encoding TetR/AcrR family transcriptional regulator, with protein sequence MTRKEAIRYAATVLFAHKGFQETTMQDICKVTGTAEGTIFYHFKSKEGLLIAILEQAKTRILEEYDAAFTGRAFASGLEMMEEAVAHYFHLAGVMEHEFTLLQRQFPHQLAEDNPECRAHLAAIYNCLTDIFERVVRTGQADGSMADFPPRETAMILFAMVDGLLRLKTCNLYDAGALYDELIASCRRMLAKK
- a CDS encoding SulP family inorganic anion transporter, with amino-acid sequence MLLRIFPFLGWFSGYDMAKLRADAIAGLTVALVLIPQSMAYAQLAGMPPYYGLYASFLPPLVAALFGSSRQLATGPVAVVSLMTSASLAPLATAGSEGYIAYAILLALLVGVFQFLLGVLRLGLVVNFLSHPVVNGFTNAGALIIASSQLSKMFGVSVDDAEHYYETIGRVVAAAWHHTHWPTFIMGAAAFAIMFGLKKLNPRIPNVLVAVVITTVVSWAIGFEHNATVDLSTIKSAPVVADIEAFNKAAAALPAIAAKRAEITPREDAAKASGDPSAILAVDHDIALLDLDKVKAQKEAAASRAKLRNYLLTGVTGAGGSLTFYEKGQTPAEAKTDGRTWILRVGNSPLKTDKLLLIGGGQVVGVVPSGLPSFTIPSLDIKAIVRLLPFAAIISLLGFMEAISIAKAMAAKTGQRLDPNQELIGQGLANILGAVGKSYPASGSFSRSAVNLQAGAVTGFSSVFTSATVVIALFFFTPLLYHLPQSVLAAVIMMAVIGLLNATGFIHAWKAQWYDGAISIITFLCTLAFAPHLDKGIMIGVVLSLLVFLYKSMRPRVASLSLTEDSAYRDASVFRLAECPYVAVVRFDGTLFFANASFLEDQITERMQAGKSLRHIILAADGVNDMDASGEEALSLLVDRVRSAGLDISLCGVKESVMDVMKRTHLLEHIGEDHLYPDLGQALCAVHQDSWHSPGESCPLTSVCRLPGA
- a CDS encoding Rrf2 family transcriptional regulator, encoding MKLTTRSRYGTRMILDMALHGHDGPVRIKDVAARQGVSIKYLEKLVRELKQAGFVRSRRGPRGGHELAKPLEAITVGDIVRTLEGELSLVECGADPGRPCPRLADCLTREVWAEAASAMHKALDGITLADLVARAGAKAAAS
- a CDS encoding response regulator, which produces MKTRILFVDDDPNVLSALRRMFHDMRESWDMAFATDGPAGLAMIAEQPFDVVVADMRMPGMDGAMFLREAQLANPGAIRIVLSGHSDRDMILQTVRPAHQFLPKPCQPAALKAVIARGLSLREVFLDERVKNVVARLDRLPTVPRLYAALLDALSRDEPSMREVSGLIAQDVGMSAGILKLVNSAFFGLRTHVASPAHAVNLLGLEIVKALVLGVGLFDRFDKEAFRDFDLEKLWGHSFGTGRMARAIAELEGASAEAREHGYIAGLLHDVGKLVMATNFPEAYREVIAACQDGQGTILDMERQVFGASHAEVGAYLLGLWGVEDPVVRAVYLHHEPGRDRRAGFSPLLAVHVANRLEHELVVIHRGYAINPLDELYLAASGLSGRLPAWREACAAALAGGPAAGDG